Proteins found in one Papio anubis isolate 15944 chromosome 13, Panubis1.0, whole genome shotgun sequence genomic segment:
- the ABITRAM gene encoding protein Abitram isoform X1, with the protein MGGGTCGAGRSARAHDTRCAPEEHAQPGLRGGSAGVREGGGGGAGGRHGYRARSSGAGGAFARGSILHSLVQTGICVITLAESHPVLQSGKLIKSISYQISTNCSRLQNKVSGKFKRGAQFLTELAPLCKIYCSDGEEYTVSSCVRGRLMEVNENILHKPSILQEKPSTEGYIAVVLPKFEESKSITEGLLTQKQYEEVMVKRINATTMS; encoded by the exons ATGGGGGGCGGAACCTGCGGAGCTGGCAGAAGCGCGCGTGCGCACGACACGCGCTGCGCGCCGGAAGAGCACGCCCAGCCCGGGCTGCGCGGAGGAAGCGCTGGGGTCCGGGAGGGAGGGGGTGGCGGCGCCGGAGGTCGCCATGGCTACCGAGCCCGAAGCAGCGGAGCCGGTGGTGCCTTCGCTCGTGGATCGATACTTCACTCGCTGGTACAAACCGG AATATGTGTCATCACGTTGGCAGAATCTCATCCAGTTCTTCAAAGtggaaaattaattaaaagcatTTCCTATCAGATCAGTACCAACTGTAGCAGACTTCAGAACAAGGTCTCTGGGAAATTTAAGCGG GGGGCACAGTTTCTAACAGAGCTCGCACCTCTCTGTAAGATTTACTGCTCAGATGGTGAAGAATATACTGTATCTAG ttgtGTTAGAGGACGTTTGATGGAAGTGAATGAAAACATTCTCCATAAGCCATCTATTCTTCAAGAaaag CCATCCACTGAAGGCTACATTGCAGTTGTGTTACCCAAATTTGAAGAAAGTAAAAGCATAACAGAAGGGTTACTGACACAAAAACAATATGAAGAAGTCATGGTGAAACGCATTAATGCCACAACTATGTCATGA
- the ABITRAM gene encoding protein Abitram isoform X2: MATEPEAAEPVVPSLVDRYFTRWYKPDVKGKFCEDHCILQHSNRICVITLAESHPVLQSGKLIKSISYQISTNCSRLQNKVSGKFKRGAQFLTELAPLCKIYCSDGEEYTVSSCVRGRLMEVNENILHKPSILQEKPSTEGYIAVVLPKFEESKSITEGLLTQKQYEEVMVKRINATTMS; this comes from the exons ATGGCTACCGAGCCCGAAGCAGCGGAGCCGGTGGTGCCTTCGCTCGTGGATCGATACTTCACTCGCTGGTACAAACCGG ATGTCAAAGGAAAATTTTGTGAGGACCACTGTATACTACAGCACTCTAACCG AATATGTGTCATCACGTTGGCAGAATCTCATCCAGTTCTTCAAAGtggaaaattaattaaaagcatTTCCTATCAGATCAGTACCAACTGTAGCAGACTTCAGAACAAGGTCTCTGGGAAATTTAAGCGG GGGGCACAGTTTCTAACAGAGCTCGCACCTCTCTGTAAGATTTACTGCTCAGATGGTGAAGAATATACTGTATCTAG ttgtGTTAGAGGACGTTTGATGGAAGTGAATGAAAACATTCTCCATAAGCCATCTATTCTTCAAGAaaag CCATCCACTGAAGGCTACATTGCAGTTGTGTTACCCAAATTTGAAGAAAGTAAAAGCATAACAGAAGGGTTACTGACACAAAAACAATATGAAGAAGTCATGGTGAAACGCATTAATGCCACAACTATGTCATGA